The following nucleotide sequence is from bacterium.
ACGTCATCTCTTGCGGGGTGGGGGGCTTCTTCATCGCCATCCATTTTAGCACGTTGTCAGTCCGCCGTGTAGTGGCGCGATTTATCGCGCCCACGGCAGCCGACCCCGTTTCGGGCGCGATTCACCGCGCCCACGGCAGCCGACCTCATGTGGGGCGCGATGAATCGCGCCGCTACCGCGCCGTCGCCTCGACGTCGCCATCCGTCACCGTGATCGTCAGGCCCGCCGTCCGTGCCACCTGCTGCACCGACCGGACGATCTGTCCCGTCTCCGTCAGCCGGAGGATGGCGTACCCGCGCCCCAGCACCGCCGTGGGGCTGAGGGCCTCCAGGCCCACCGTCGCCCTGCCCAGCCGCTGCCGCCGGGCCTCGATCTGCCGTTGAGCGTACTCCCGCAGGCTCTCGGCGGCCTCGTCCAGGCGCTGCAGCCGCATCTCCAGCAGGACCTCGGGCCGCTGCAGCACCGGCTGGGAGGTCAGCCGCTCCAGGCGCTGCCGGCCCCGCTGGGCGTGGTGCAGCAGCCGGCCCTGCAGATGCCGCCCCACGGCCTGCAGGTGACGCAGCAACTCCCCGGCGTCGGGCACGACCAGCTCCGCCGCCGCTGAGGGCGTGGCGGCCCGCAGGTCGGCCACGAAGTCCGTCAGGGCGGTGTCCGTCTCATGCCCGACGGCGCTGATGACCGGCAGGCGGCTGGCAAACACCGCCCGCGCGACCGCCTCCTCATTGAAGCACCAGAGGTCTTCGAGCGACCCGCCGCCGCGCCCGACGACCAGGACATCCAGGTCGTCCCGAGCGTTGGCCAGCTTCAGCGAGCCGACGATGCTGTCGGCCCCGGCCTCGCCCTGGACGACGGTCGGGATGACGACAATGCGGGCGAGCGGGAAGCGCCGGGAGATGATGCTGACGAGGTCGCGGATTGCGGCGCCCGTGGGGGAGGTGATCAGGCCGATGCCCCGGGGGAAGCGAGGCAGGGGTCGCTTGCGCTCGGGCGCGAACAGCCCCTCCTGCTCCAGCTTGGCCTTGAGGCCCTCGAAGGCCGCCGCCAGCTCCCCCACGCCGTCCGGCCGCATCGCCCGCACGAGCAGTTGGTAGCGTCCTTGCTTCTCGTAGACGGAGATGTTCCCCTCGACGACGAGCCGCATCCCGCTGTCCACGGGAAACCGCACGCGGGAGGCGATGTTGCGGAAGCACACGCAACTGAGCGTGGCGTTGTCGTCCTTGAGGGAGAAGTACAGGTGGCCGGAGGAGTGCCGGGTGAAGTTCGAGACTTCACCCCGGACGGAGACATCGGACAGGATCTCATCGCGCTCCAGCAGGCGCTTGAGGTAGGCGGTCAGTTCGGTAACGGAAAGAGCCTGGGGTGGGAGCACGGAACGTCGTCACTCCGAGGACTGTAGTGCGGGCTTCCAGCACGCCACAGGCAGCCCACCCGACACCGCGTGCTCGTGGCGAGCGGCTAGCCCGAATGGGCCGCGACGGCCTTGCGACCTCGTGGGCGCCGCTCAGCCACGCGGGGCGTCCGTGCGGGCCGCTCGGCGCGGTCGTCCTGCCCCTGGTCAGCCACCCTGGGTTGGGCCTTGACAACTAGCTCCAGACCGAGGGCGTTGCACAGGCGGAACGCCGTGCGCAGGCTGATCTTCTCGGGGTCGGAGAGCACCCTCGATACGTACGACTGCTTCAGGCCGGCCCGTTCGGCCAACTCGGTCTGCGTGATCCGCTGCTCCTTCATGGCCGTGGTGAGGTCGAACCACAACTCCATGACCGCCGCCTGATGGCCGTAGGTCGGGTTGGCCCTGGCGACGGCCTCCAGGCGTTCCTGGAGGCTGTCCTCAAGAACCCATTGCTGTGCCATGCTGCGCTCTCCATTCGCGCGCGAGGCGATCAATGCGTGCCAGATCAGCGGGGTCCGCCATCGCCTTGTGTTTGACGCGATGGAGACACAGGATGAGGTCGTCGCCGACGCGGAACCCCATCAGCCTGTGATCGCCCCGCCGTACCTCCCACTGGTCCGGCCATCCCGCCATCTGCTTGAACCACTTCTCGCCGACGAAATGATCCCGTTGTCCGATCTGGTCGAACTGAAGCACCCAACTGGTGATGGCCTGTGGGTCCTCCCGCGCGAGACGATCCAGGAACTCCCCCACCTCCGTCTCGCCATTGACCACCAGAGCCCAGATTCTGAGGCGCCGTTTGACCCACACCCGAATCCTGTCCAGACGTGGCGTTTCCATTATAACCTTTCAGTTATAATGCGGCAACAACGAAAGTCGGTGGGTAGTCTCCCCCTCGGTGGGTAAGGTCGGTGTGGCCTACTCCTTCCCCCCCACCTCCAACTGGTTATCCCGCGCGTACGCCCCCAGGATGCCGTTGACGAACTTCCCGGACTCCGCCCCGCCGTACTCCTTGGCCAGTTCCACGGCCTCGTTGATGGCCGCACTCACCGGCACATCGGGGCAGTGGCG
It contains:
- a CDS encoding helix-turn-helix domain-containing protein, which produces MAQQWVLEDSLQERLEAVARANPTYGHQAAVMELWFDLTTAMKEQRITQTELAERAGLKQSYVSRVLSDPEKISLRTAFRLCNALGLELVVKAQPRVADQGQDDRAERPARTPRVAERRPRGRKAVAAHSG
- the xseA gene encoding exodeoxyribonuclease VII large subunit, which codes for MLPPQALSVTELTAYLKRLLERDEILSDVSVRGEVSNFTRHSSGHLYFSLKDDNATLSCVCFRNIASRVRFPVDSGMRLVVEGNISVYEKQGRYQLLVRAMRPDGVGELAAAFEGLKAKLEQEGLFAPERKRPLPRFPRGIGLITSPTGAAIRDLVSIISRRFPLARIVVIPTVVQGEAGADSIVGSLKLANARDDLDVLVVGRGGGSLEDLWCFNEEAVARAVFASRLPVISAVGHETDTALTDFVADLRAATPSAAAELVVPDAGELLRHLQAVGRHLQGRLLHHAQRGRQRLERLTSQPVLQRPEVLLEMRLQRLDEAAESLREYAQRQIEARRQRLGRATVGLEALSPTAVLGRGYAILRLTETGQIVRSVQQVARTAGLTITVTDGDVEATAR